In Flagellatimonas centrodinii, a single window of DNA contains:
- a CDS encoding CaiB/BaiF CoA transferase family protein, translated as MSSDARTDPPPLTGLKVLELGQLIGGPFAGKVLGDFGAEVIKIEPPGQGDPLRNWRLLRNGTSVWWQIQSRNKRSVTLDLRQPEAQDIARRLAAEADVLIENFRPGVLENWGLGWEQLSALNPGLVMLRISGYGQNGPYRDRPGFGVIGEAMGGLRHLSGEPGRLPVRVGVSIGDTLAALHGAIGVLLALYHRKVNGGAGQVIDVALYEAVFNCMESLLSEYSAAGVIREPAGSALPGIAPSNAYPCSDGHVLIAGNGDSIFRRLMETIGRHDLEQDTALADNEGRVARAAQLDEAIGAWTRLRRVEEVLGALQAVRVPCGRVYSARDIAEDPQYRARGMIQTVTTRDGDMLEVPGIIPQLSLSPGGIRYPAPRLGEDTEAVLASLGIEGERLSALRGARIV; from the coding sequence ATGAGCAGCGACGCACGTACCGACCCGCCGCCTCTGACAGGGCTCAAGGTTCTCGAACTGGGACAGCTGATAGGCGGTCCCTTCGCCGGCAAGGTCCTCGGTGACTTTGGCGCCGAGGTGATCAAGATCGAACCACCGGGACAGGGCGACCCGCTGCGCAACTGGCGCTTACTGCGCAACGGCACTTCGGTCTGGTGGCAGATTCAGTCGCGCAACAAGCGCTCGGTGACGCTGGATTTACGCCAGCCGGAGGCGCAGGACATCGCTCGCCGGCTCGCGGCAGAGGCCGACGTGTTGATCGAGAATTTCCGCCCCGGCGTGCTGGAGAACTGGGGACTGGGCTGGGAGCAGCTGTCGGCGCTCAACCCCGGCCTGGTGATGCTGCGCATCTCCGGTTACGGCCAGAACGGCCCTTACCGGGACCGTCCCGGCTTTGGCGTCATCGGCGAAGCCATGGGCGGCCTGCGCCACCTCAGCGGTGAGCCCGGACGCCTGCCGGTGCGGGTCGGTGTCAGCATCGGCGATACCCTGGCCGCACTGCACGGCGCAATCGGCGTACTGCTGGCGCTGTACCACCGCAAGGTCAACGGCGGAGCCGGCCAAGTGATCGACGTGGCGCTGTACGAGGCCGTGTTCAACTGCATGGAGAGCCTGCTATCGGAGTACAGCGCCGCCGGCGTCATACGTGAACCAGCGGGCAGCGCGCTGCCGGGTATCGCACCCAGCAACGCCTATCCCTGCAGCGACGGCCACGTCCTGATCGCCGGCAACGGCGACAGCATCTTCAGGCGGCTGATGGAGACGATCGGCCGCCACGACCTGGAACAGGACACGGCACTAGCCGACAACGAAGGCCGTGTTGCCCGCGCCGCGCAGCTCGATGAAGCGATCGGCGCCTGGACCCGGCTACGCCGCGTCGAGGAGGTACTGGGGGCACTGCAGGCCGTACGCGTGCCCTGCGGCCGGGTCTACTCCGCCCGAGACATCGCCGAGGACCCGCAATACCGTGCACGCGGCATGATACAAACCGTGACCACGCGGGACGGCGACATGCTGGAGGTTCCGGGCATCATTCCCCAGCTGTCGCTAAGTCCTGGCGGAATTCGCTACCCCGCGCCGCGGCTAGGTGAGGACACCGAGGCCGTGCTGGCCAGCCTTGGCATCGAGGGCGAGCGCCTTTCTGCCTTGCGCGGGGCGCGCATCGTATGA
- a CDS encoding hydroxymethylglutaryl-CoA lyase — protein sequence MNPRPRIHLTEVAPRDGLQAEACFVPSADKIALIDMLSRSGLAKIEVTSFVSPQAIPALADAGAVLGTIDRAPEIIYTVLVPNLRGAERALPLRPDEFNLVMSVSESHNRANLRRSCEESFSSLREVVALARTAGIAINVSLSTAFGCPYEGEVAQARVLDWVWQFFDLGVDGLALCDTTGMAYPAQVSAICAAWARRWPLEALTLHFHNTRGMGLANVLAGAAAGVRRFDASLGGLGGCPYAPGATGNVCTEDVAHMLELEGYDCGIDIDILLAASERLQKLVGHEVPGQILKAGRRLERRPAAIVSR from the coding sequence ATGAATCCGCGTCCCCGCATCCACCTCACCGAGGTCGCCCCGCGCGACGGCCTGCAGGCCGAAGCCTGCTTCGTGCCCAGCGCAGACAAGATCGCGCTGATCGACATGCTGTCGCGCAGCGGCCTGGCCAAGATCGAAGTCACGTCCTTCGTATCGCCCCAGGCCATCCCGGCGCTGGCCGATGCGGGCGCCGTGCTCGGCACGATCGACCGCGCGCCGGAGATCATCTACACGGTCCTGGTACCGAACCTGCGGGGAGCCGAACGCGCACTGCCACTGCGGCCGGACGAATTCAACCTGGTGATGTCGGTCAGTGAGAGTCACAACCGTGCCAACCTGCGACGCAGCTGCGAAGAGTCCTTCAGCAGCTTGCGCGAGGTCGTCGCCCTGGCACGCACGGCCGGCATCGCCATCAACGTCTCGCTGTCCACCGCCTTCGGCTGTCCTTACGAAGGTGAGGTCGCTCAGGCGCGGGTGCTCGACTGGGTCTGGCAGTTCTTCGATCTCGGCGTGGACGGCCTTGCGCTCTGCGATACCACCGGCATGGCCTACCCCGCCCAGGTTTCCGCGATCTGCGCTGCCTGGGCGCGACGATGGCCGCTGGAGGCGCTGACGCTTCATTTCCACAACACCCGCGGCATGGGCCTGGCCAACGTACTAGCCGGCGCAGCTGCCGGCGTCAGGCGCTTCGACGCTTCGCTGGGCGGACTGGGCGGCTGCCCATATGCGCCGGGTGCCACAGGAAATGTCTGTACCGAGGACGTCGCGCACATGCTGGAGCTGGAGGGCTACGATTGCGGCATCGACATCGACATCCTGCTCGCCGCTTCCGAGAGGCTGCAGAAGCTGGTCGGCCACGAAGTACCGGGGCAGATCCTCAAGGCCGGGCGCCGCCTGGAACGACGCCCCGCGGCCATCGTCAGTCGGTAA
- a CDS encoding LysR family transcriptional regulator produces MDLNKVDLNLLLVFNQLVIERRVSRVAESLGVSQPAVSNALNRLRKLLNDDLFLRTSQGMEPTPRALQLAEPIAYAIDTIRSALSQENVFDPASSTRHFTVSSTDLGEIYFVPTLLNRLLKVAPGVTVSTMRHNPASLKEDLESGRADIAVGLLPQLQGSFFRQRLFRQRFVCAFRQQHPLAKKKVVTKEDFYSAKHAVVVFPGTGHGEVDKLIDRKGAERKIQLSVPHFVAMGHILQETDLIATLPERLVKRLEGPFKLKGVPHPVKLPEHSIGLFWHAKLHREPANQWLRRLMFELFTD; encoded by the coding sequence ATGGATCTGAATAAAGTCGACCTGAACTTATTGCTTGTGTTCAACCAGCTGGTAATCGAGCGGCGCGTGTCGCGCGTAGCCGAAAGCCTGGGTGTCTCGCAGCCAGCGGTGAGCAATGCGCTTAACCGCCTGCGCAAGCTGCTCAACGACGACCTGTTCCTTCGTACCTCTCAGGGCATGGAACCCACGCCTCGTGCGCTGCAGCTGGCTGAGCCGATCGCTTACGCCATAGACACCATCCGCAGTGCACTGAGCCAGGAGAACGTCTTCGATCCTGCAAGCAGCACCCGACATTTCACGGTGTCGTCGACCGATCTCGGCGAAATCTATTTCGTGCCGACTCTGTTGAATCGACTTTTGAAGGTGGCGCCCGGCGTCACCGTCTCGACGATGCGGCACAATCCGGCCAGCCTCAAAGAGGACCTTGAAAGCGGCCGCGCCGACATCGCGGTGGGCCTGCTGCCGCAGTTGCAGGGAAGTTTCTTCCGCCAGCGCCTTTTCCGGCAACGCTTTGTCTGTGCCTTCCGGCAGCAGCATCCTCTGGCAAAAAAGAAAGTGGTGACCAAGGAGGATTTCTACTCGGCGAAGCACGCCGTGGTGGTGTTCCCTGGCACCGGTCACGGAGAAGTGGACAAGCTGATTGACCGGAAGGGCGCCGAGCGCAAGATACAGTTGTCAGTGCCGCATTTCGTGGCGATGGGCCATATCCTGCAGGAAACCGACCTGATCGCGACCCTGCCGGAGCGTCTGGTGAAGCGCCTCGAAGGTCCGTTCAAGCTCAAAGGCGTGCCGCATCCGGTCAAACTACCGGAGCACTCTATCGGCCTTTTTTGGCATGCCAAGCTGCATCGCGAACCGGCTAACCAGTGGCTGCGGCGATTGATGTTCGAACTGTTTACCGACTGA
- a CDS encoding non-heme iron oxygenase ferredoxin subunit: MLPLDIAGLPPLAAFDVGGEIYVTSNVCTHNVALLSDGFFEGDTIECPLHGGCFNVRTGEATQFPCEVPLQTFPVIVEGSDLYTEI; encoded by the coding sequence ATGCTGCCCCTGGACATCGCCGGCCTTCCGCCGCTTGCCGCCTTCGACGTCGGTGGCGAAATCTACGTTACCAGCAACGTCTGCACGCACAACGTCGCCTTGCTGAGCGACGGCTTCTTCGAGGGCGACACCATCGAGTGCCCCCTCCACGGCGGCTGCTTCAACGTAAGGACCGGGGAGGCCACGCAGTTCCCCTGTGAAGTGCCGCTGCAGACCTTCCCGGTGATCGTCGAGGGCAGCGATCTCTACACCGAAATCTAA
- a CDS encoding aldehyde dehydrogenase family protein, with protein MTKSEPRDRSGDAAQAAKYFQKEYGHFIDGKWVQGASGERIPMINPANGQVLSHIQSGNAEDARRAVDAAAQAFPAWSQTPRSERQRVLYEMARRLRARMADYAMMDCLDNGKPAMEAMHFDLPMAIEQFEIFSGAPWFLHGQSIDAPNTLGIVLREPLGVVAQIIPWNVPLIMMAAKLAPALAAGNTVVLKPSEIVCLSVLEFFREMADLLPPGVVNVVTGYGPSVGEALVTHPKVRKVAFTGSRPTAQKLMQYASVNIIPQTMELGGKSANIVCEDADLDAAAEGAAMSTVLNKGEVCLAGSRVFVHEKVKDVFLDKFTSLLKRVKAGDPREPTTQIGPQVSRTQYDKIMGYLELGQQEGAKLAAGGRKATPAGFEDGLFIEPTVFFDVDNSMRIAQEEIFGPVSCVIGFRDDEEVVRMANDSVYGLGGGLWTRDLSRAHRIARGLETGTVWVNRYYNFLGGMPVGGYKQSGFGREFAAEVMNHYTLTKSVIINLAEGPIGVFGQQ; from the coding sequence ATGACCAAGAGCGAACCCCGGGACCGCAGCGGCGATGCCGCCCAGGCAGCGAAGTACTTCCAGAAGGAGTATGGCCACTTCATCGACGGCAAATGGGTCCAGGGTGCCAGCGGCGAACGCATCCCGATGATCAACCCCGCCAACGGCCAGGTCCTGTCGCACATCCAGTCCGGCAACGCCGAGGACGCGCGCCGCGCTGTCGACGCCGCAGCGCAAGCCTTTCCGGCCTGGTCGCAGACGCCGCGCTCCGAGCGTCAGCGCGTCCTCTACGAGATGGCGCGCCGCCTGCGTGCGCGAATGGCCGACTACGCGATGATGGATTGCCTGGACAACGGCAAACCCGCGATGGAGGCGATGCATTTCGACCTGCCGATGGCGATCGAACAGTTCGAGATATTCTCCGGAGCCCCTTGGTTCCTGCATGGCCAGTCGATCGACGCACCGAACACCCTGGGTATCGTGCTGCGCGAACCGCTGGGCGTGGTGGCCCAGATCATTCCGTGGAACGTTCCGCTGATCATGATGGCCGCAAAGCTGGCGCCGGCGCTGGCCGCGGGCAACACCGTGGTACTGAAGCCCTCCGAGATCGTCTGCCTGTCGGTGCTGGAGTTCTTCCGCGAGATGGCAGATCTTCTGCCGCCGGGCGTGGTCAATGTCGTCACCGGATATGGCCCCAGCGTCGGCGAGGCACTGGTGACGCACCCGAAGGTGCGCAAGGTTGCCTTCACCGGATCTCGTCCGACCGCGCAAAAGCTGATGCAGTACGCCAGCGTCAACATCATTCCCCAGACCATGGAGTTGGGCGGCAAGTCCGCCAACATCGTCTGCGAGGATGCCGACCTGGATGCCGCCGCCGAGGGCGCAGCGATGTCGACGGTGCTCAACAAAGGCGAGGTCTGCCTGGCCGGCAGTCGCGTGTTCGTGCACGAGAAGGTCAAGGATGTCTTCCTCGACAAGTTCACCTCCCTGCTCAAGCGCGTGAAGGCGGGAGACCCGCGCGAGCCGACGACGCAGATCGGGCCGCAGGTCTCCAGGACGCAATACGACAAGATCATGGGCTACCTCGAACTCGGCCAGCAGGAGGGCGCCAAGCTCGCCGCCGGCGGCCGCAAGGCCACCCCGGCCGGATTCGAGGATGGTCTGTTCATCGAACCGACGGTGTTCTTCGACGTCGACAACAGCATGCGCATCGCCCAGGAAGAAATCTTCGGGCCGGTCAGCTGCGTCATCGGCTTTCGCGACGACGAAGAGGTGGTGCGCATGGCCAACGACTCGGTCTACGGCCTCGGTGGGGGCCTGTGGACCAGGGACCTCTCTCGCGCTCATCGCATCGCGCGGGGCTTGGAAACCGGCACGGTCTGGGTCAATCGCTACTACAACTTCCTCGGCGGCATGCCGGTCGGCGGCTACAAGCAGAGCGGCTTCGGCCGCGAGTTTGCCGCCGAGGTGATGAACCACTACACCCTGACCAAGAGCGTGATCATCAACCTTGCCGAAGGTCCGATCGGCGTCTTCGGGCAGCAGTAA
- a CDS encoding 2Fe-2S iron-sulfur cluster-binding protein, which translates to MHKTRHLITLEASGQSFPCEAGDTVLRAALRAGIAFPYECNSGGCGSCQFERVSGDLEDLWAQAPGLSLRARERGRLLACQTVPKGDCTLRVRLKPDCQLSLRPTRRRATLVSRTRLTADMAEFSFRAGDPAHFLPGQYALLDLPGVAGARAYSMSNLPNDDGLWQFVIKQIGAGRGGMALFEDLQPGDTIGLDGPYGLAHLRPENDRDIVCVGGGSGISPLLSILAAAARAPQLASRRLLLFYGGRTPADLCAPALLARDEALAARVECVTAISDPAYAGAWEGQRGFVHQVLQGWLESAGDASGYDYYFCGPPPMTDALQRLLMLEKRVPTAQLHFDRFV; encoded by the coding sequence ATGCACAAGACCAGGCACCTGATTACCCTCGAAGCCAGCGGGCAGAGCTTTCCTTGCGAGGCCGGCGACACGGTGCTGCGTGCCGCGCTGCGTGCCGGCATCGCCTTCCCCTACGAGTGCAACTCCGGTGGCTGCGGATCCTGCCAGTTCGAGAGGGTTTCCGGAGACCTCGAAGACTTGTGGGCGCAGGCCCCCGGCCTCTCGCTACGGGCCCGAGAGCGCGGGCGGCTGCTGGCCTGCCAAACGGTCCCCAAGGGTGACTGCACGCTGCGCGTCCGGCTCAAGCCGGACTGCCAGCTGTCGCTGCGACCCACGCGGCGTCGCGCGACCTTGGTGTCGAGAACACGGCTGACTGCCGACATGGCCGAATTCAGCTTCCGCGCGGGGGACCCGGCGCACTTCCTGCCCGGCCAGTACGCCTTGCTGGACCTGCCAGGCGTCGCCGGCGCTCGCGCCTACTCCATGTCGAACCTGCCGAACGACGATGGCCTCTGGCAGTTCGTGATCAAGCAGATCGGCGCCGGTCGCGGCGGCATGGCCCTCTTTGAGGATTTGCAACCCGGCGACACGATCGGTCTGGATGGCCCCTACGGCCTGGCGCACCTGCGCCCGGAAAATGACCGAGACATCGTCTGCGTGGGCGGCGGCTCGGGTATTTCGCCGCTGCTGTCGATCCTGGCCGCTGCGGCGCGGGCACCGCAGCTGGCGTCACGGCGGCTGCTGCTGTTCTACGGCGGCCGTACGCCGGCGGACCTCTGCGCGCCGGCCCTGCTGGCGCGCGATGAGGCATTGGCCGCAAGGGTCGAGTGCGTCACCGCGATCTCCGACCCAGCGTATGCCGGGGCCTGGGAGGGCCAGCGTGGCTTCGTGCACCAGGTGCTGCAGGGCTGGCTGGAGTCGGCAGGCGATGCCAGCGGATACGACTACTACTTCTGCGGCCCGCCGCCGATGACGGACGCGCTGCAGCGACTACTGATGCTGGAAAAGCGCGTGCCAACCGCACAGCTACATTTCGACCGCTTCGTCTGA
- a CDS encoding fumarylacetoacetate hydrolase family protein yields MKLCRFNGNCLGVLVGDDVLDVTPALAVIPLQHWPLAQGDPLILNLDAVLERVSELLPAAPRLPLDGLALDSPVANPGKIVNAPINYRAHIDETSQNAAIAHGRDMTRSIWDWGLFLKASSALIGPSEQIRLRFPERRNDHEVELAVVIGQRCHQVSREEALNYVAGYAIGLDITIRGPELQSFRKSPDTYAVCGPWLVTRDEIPDPGVLDLRLWVNNELRQSANTRQLIYDVPRLIEYASSFYTLHPGDLIFTGTPEGVGPLLPGDRVDAEIAQIGRFSIQVADRYA; encoded by the coding sequence ATGAAACTCTGTCGATTCAACGGCAATTGCCTAGGAGTTCTCGTGGGAGACGACGTGCTGGACGTGACGCCGGCGCTGGCCGTGATTCCCCTGCAGCACTGGCCGCTGGCACAGGGCGATCCCCTGATTCTGAATCTCGACGCCGTGCTGGAGCGGGTGTCGGAGCTGCTGCCCGCGGCACCGCGCCTGCCGCTGGATGGCCTGGCACTGGATTCCCCGGTGGCCAATCCCGGCAAGATCGTCAATGCGCCGATCAACTACAGGGCACACATCGACGAGACCAGCCAGAACGCAGCTATCGCGCATGGGCGCGACATGACCCGGAGCATCTGGGACTGGGGCCTGTTCCTGAAGGCCAGCAGCGCGCTGATCGGTCCCTCCGAACAGATTCGCCTGCGCTTTCCCGAGCGCCGCAATGACCATGAGGTGGAACTGGCGGTGGTTATCGGTCAGCGCTGCCACCAGGTGTCCCGCGAGGAGGCCCTGAACTACGTCGCCGGCTACGCAATCGGCCTGGACATCACGATCCGCGGCCCCGAGCTGCAGAGTTTTCGCAAGTCGCCGGACACCTACGCGGTCTGCGGCCCCTGGCTGGTGACGCGCGACGAAATCCCGGATCCCGGGGTCTTGGACCTGCGCCTCTGGGTCAACAACGAATTGCGGCAGTCGGCCAACACCCGCCAGCTGATTTACGATGTGCCGCGCCTGATCGAGTACGCCTCCAGCTTCTACACGCTCCATCCGGGCGATCTGATCTTCACGGGTACGCCGGAAGGGGTGGGGCCGTTGCTGCCCGGTGACCGGGTGGACGCGGAGATCGCGCAGATTGGCCGTTTCAGCATCCAGGTGGCGGACCGCTACGCCTGA
- the gstA gene encoding glutathione transferase GstA, whose amino-acid sequence MKLYYSPGACSLAAHISLREAGLSFELEKVDLASRRSASGGDYLSINSKGYVPALQFADGSVLTEGPAILQYVADQNPELRLAPPVGSRERYQLQAWLNFISSELHKQYSPLFNPACTAEQRQAATAALERRYLWLADELRDRTYLVGDRFTIADAYLFTVNGWGAFIGFELGRWPVIGEYQQRIAARPAVQAALRAEGLLKDVA is encoded by the coding sequence CTGAAGCTGTATTACAGTCCCGGCGCTTGCTCGCTGGCGGCACACATCTCCCTGCGCGAGGCAGGCCTGTCGTTCGAACTGGAGAAGGTCGACCTGGCCAGCCGCCGGTCCGCCTCCGGCGGCGACTATCTCTCGATCAATTCCAAGGGCTATGTGCCGGCGCTGCAGTTTGCCGACGGCTCGGTATTGACCGAGGGGCCGGCGATTCTGCAGTACGTCGCGGATCAGAATCCGGAACTGCGATTGGCGCCGCCGGTCGGCAGCCGCGAGCGCTACCAGCTACAGGCTTGGCTGAACTTCATCTCCTCCGAACTGCACAAGCAGTACAGCCCGCTGTTCAACCCGGCTTGCACCGCCGAGCAGCGCCAGGCTGCGACAGCCGCGCTGGAGCGGCGCTACCTCTGGCTGGCCGACGAGCTGCGCGATCGCACCTATCTGGTCGGCGATCGCTTCACGATCGCCGACGCCTACCTGTTCACGGTCAATGGCTGGGGCGCTTTCATCGGCTTCGAGCTTGGCCGCTGGCCGGTGATCGGGGAGTACCAGCAGCGCATCGCCGCCCGCCCAGCGGTGCAGGCCGCATTGCGAGCGGAGGGCTTGCTGAAGGACGTCGCCTGA
- the hcaB gene encoding 3-(cis-5,6-dihydroxycyclohexa-1,3-dien-1-yl)propanoate dehydrogenase: protein MGWLEGNVAIVTGGGSGLGRALVERFIKEGARVGVLERSAERGEELRREFGDQVEVVMGDVTTWADNARVVERTAARFGRLDTFIANAGIFDFFQALPQLEPEKISAAFDELFAVNVKGGLLGARAALPELLKTRGSIIFTISNSGFYAGGGGPIYTASKHALVGLVKQLAHELAPKVRVNGVAPGGLRTNLSGLAATGTAQQALNQIDDFDQMIVGITPLRMAPTTAQTCGPYVLLASRDNAAPITGVVINSDGGFGVRGIMNVCGGENL, encoded by the coding sequence ATGGGATGGCTTGAAGGCAATGTGGCGATCGTCACCGGCGGCGGTTCCGGCCTGGGCAGGGCCCTGGTCGAGCGCTTCATCAAGGAAGGCGCAAGGGTGGGCGTGCTGGAGCGTAGCGCCGAGCGCGGCGAAGAATTGCGGCGTGAGTTCGGCGATCAGGTCGAGGTCGTGATGGGCGACGTCACCACCTGGGCGGACAATGCCCGTGTGGTGGAACGGACCGCCGCGCGCTTTGGCCGGCTGGACACCTTTATCGCCAACGCGGGCATCTTTGATTTCTTCCAGGCACTGCCGCAGCTGGAGCCGGAGAAGATCTCCGCAGCCTTCGATGAACTGTTCGCGGTCAACGTCAAGGGCGGCCTGCTCGGTGCCCGGGCCGCGCTGCCGGAGCTGCTGAAGACTCGGGGCAGCATCATCTTCACGATCTCCAATTCCGGCTTCTACGCCGGCGGCGGCGGCCCGATCTACACCGCGTCCAAGCATGCGCTGGTCGGCCTGGTGAAGCAGCTGGCGCACGAGCTGGCACCGAAGGTGCGCGTCAACGGCGTCGCCCCCGGCGGTCTGCGCACCAACCTGAGCGGCCTGGCCGCGACCGGCACCGCGCAGCAAGCGCTGAATCAGATCGACGACTTCGACCAGATGATCGTCGGCATCACGCCATTGCGCATGGCGCCGACGACGGCACAGACCTGCGGACCCTACGTCCTTTTGGCCTCGCGCGACAACGCGGCGCCCATCACCGGTGTCGTCATCAACAGCGACGGCGGCTTCGGCGTGCGCGGCATCATGAATGTCTGCGGCGGCGAGAACCTGTAG
- a CDS encoding aromatic-ring-hydroxylating dioxygenase subunit beta, translated as MANDATVAVKPDPAGSVPQEQYAPDAIWREAERLLYREARLLDTERLSDWLEQIVDPTIRYMVVSRELRFRKEKRYGQPAEVFMYDDDYDFLKARVDQFHSGMQWRVDPPERYRRLVTNIEVFETGKDGEFAARSNCLAVRTRRAYEIDQFVYCREDVLRRCPFGTLRLVQRRIDFDERSVAGRNLVMIL; from the coding sequence ATGGCAAACGATGCAACGGTAGCGGTGAAGCCGGACCCTGCCGGATCTGTGCCGCAGGAACAGTACGCGCCGGACGCGATCTGGCGCGAGGCCGAGCGGCTGTTGTACCGCGAGGCCCGGCTGCTCGACACCGAGCGCCTGTCCGACTGGCTGGAGCAGATCGTAGATCCGACGATCCGCTACATGGTGGTGAGCAGGGAACTGCGCTTCCGCAAGGAAAAACGCTATGGACAGCCGGCGGAAGTCTTCATGTACGACGACGACTATGACTTTCTCAAGGCGCGTGTCGACCAGTTCCACAGCGGCATGCAGTGGCGCGTCGATCCGCCAGAGCGCTACCGGCGTCTGGTGACGAACATCGAGGTGTTCGAGACCGGCAAGGACGGCGAGTTCGCGGCGCGCAGCAATTGCCTGGCGGTCCGCACGCGCCGCGCCTACGAGATCGACCAGTTCGTGTACTGCCGGGAGGACGTCCTGCGGCGCTGCCCCTTCGGCACGCTGCGGTTGGTGCAGCGACGTATCGACTTCGACGAGCGCTCGGTGGCTGGGCGCAATCTGGTGATGATCCTTTGA
- a CDS encoding aromatic ring-hydroxylating oxygenase subunit alpha, which yields MSIKNLVDVQRGLQSARIYHDRDIYEQEMERIFARCWLFLTHESAIPNAGDFVTARMGQDEVIVVRQKDMGIKAFLNVCRHRGARLCPVEAGNSRGFVCNYHGWSYGSDGSLQSVPFEKELYRGRLDKSTHGLREVAKIKSYHGFVYGCFDEAAPSLEDYLGESRWYLDIWMEASGGVELIGPPGRSMVHCNWKAPSENFVGDAYHVGWTHAAALKAGGGMLAPMAGNAGLPPEGAGLQVATRYGHGLGILYDVAPGAHDGKLAADLLAWQAQKRPGIEKAVGALRARYYGSHINGSVFPNNTYLWGSNLFKVWQPHGPDRTECFTWAIVEKDMPADLKQRIANSMHRTFGVAGYWEADDNDNMESESQLSRGYVTRQGFMNAQMGIGGDREDPELPGVVGESAIGETSYRGYFRFYQEVMAAKDWQDMDPNDSQWKRQLIEAGAEPTPAAAAA from the coding sequence ATGAGCATCAAGAATCTGGTGGACGTGCAGCGCGGTCTGCAGAGCGCACGCATCTATCACGACCGCGACATCTACGAACAGGAAATGGAGCGCATCTTTGCGCGCTGCTGGCTGTTCCTGACGCACGAAAGCGCTATTCCCAATGCCGGCGACTTCGTCACCGCGCGCATGGGCCAGGACGAGGTCATCGTCGTGCGGCAGAAGGACATGGGCATCAAGGCCTTCCTCAATGTCTGCCGCCATCGCGGCGCGCGGCTGTGCCCGGTCGAAGCCGGAAATTCGCGCGGCTTCGTCTGCAATTATCACGGCTGGTCCTACGGCAGCGACGGCTCACTGCAGTCGGTGCCGTTCGAGAAGGAGCTGTACAGGGGCCGCCTCGATAAATCCACGCACGGACTGCGCGAGGTCGCCAAGATCAAGAGCTATCATGGCTTCGTCTACGGCTGTTTCGACGAGGCCGCGCCGAGTCTCGAGGACTATCTCGGCGAGTCGCGCTGGTACCTGGACATTTGGATGGAAGCCAGCGGCGGTGTCGAACTCATCGGCCCACCCGGACGCTCTATGGTGCATTGCAACTGGAAGGCGCCGAGCGAGAACTTCGTCGGCGATGCCTACCATGTCGGCTGGACCCACGCGGCGGCGCTGAAGGCTGGTGGCGGCATGCTGGCGCCGATGGCCGGCAACGCGGGTCTGCCGCCGGAGGGCGCCGGCCTGCAGGTGGCGACGCGCTACGGCCACGGCTTGGGCATCCTCTACGACGTCGCCCCCGGCGCCCACGACGGCAAGCTGGCCGCCGACCTGCTGGCCTGGCAGGCCCAGAAGCGTCCCGGTATCGAGAAAGCGGTGGGCGCCCTGCGCGCGCGCTACTACGGTTCGCACATCAACGGCTCGGTATTTCCCAACAATACCTACCTCTGGGGATCCAACCTGTTCAAGGTCTGGCAGCCGCATGGGCCCGATCGCACCGAATGCTTCACCTGGGCGATCGTGGAGAAGGACATGCCGGCGGATCTCAAGCAGCGCATCGCCAACTCCATGCATCGCACCTTCGGCGTGGCGGGCTACTGGGAGGCGGACGACAACGACAACATGGAATCGGAAAGCCAGCTGTCACGTGGCTATGTCACGCGCCAAGGCTTCATGAACGCGCAAATGGGCATCGGCGGCGACCGCGAGGATCCGGAACTGCCGGGCGTGGTCGGCGAGTCGGCCATCGGCGAGACCTCCTACCGTGGCTACTTCCGCTTCTACCAGGAAGTGATGGCTGCGAAGGACTGGCAGGACATGGATCCCAACGACTCGCAGTGGAAGCGCCAGCTGATCGAGGCAGGAGCCGAGCCGACCCCTGCCGCGGCAGCGGCCTGA